Proteins from one Gossypium raimondii isolate GPD5lz chromosome 8, ASM2569854v1, whole genome shotgun sequence genomic window:
- the LOC105791224 gene encoding rab GTPase-activating protein 22 isoform X1 — MRALRRSQTSSSSPNSPSPSPSSSSSSSSSSSSWIHLRSVLFVVTSSSPVSCSSSDRGRLRSPWCRRRKKHALSPQQWRSLFTPDGRLRDGGVKFLKKVRCRGVDPSIRAEVWPFLLGVYDLNSSKEERDAVRTQKRKEYEKLRRKCRRLLKHGTGSFKSSETGATCRNGDSGSLVRETDTSSSEDVVSARESLCSEERSPDAEFSDEPSSILLEDDSSRRITNADVSALNSESSDSDSSEDPEVIQGSPTLDSREDNDLDVASERNVSPSSTEGISKLRATEDFSTWQRIIRLDAVRANAEWMPYSTSQALVSDGRAHRSAEAVGLKDYDFLEPCRIFHAARLVAILEAYALYDPEIGYCQGMSDLLSPIVSVIPEDYEAFWCFVGFMKKARHNFRLDEVGIRRQLNIVSKIIKCKDSHLYRHLEKLQAEDCFFVYRMVVVLFRRELTFEQTMCLWEVMWADQATIRAGLSKSTWSRIRQKAPPTDDLLLYAIAASVLQRRKLIIEKYSSMDEILRECNSMTGQLDVWKLLNDAHDLVVTLHDKIESSF; from the exons ATGAGAGCTCTTAGAAGAAGTCAGACTTCATCTTCATCTCCGAACTCACCTTCACCTTCACCCTCTTCGTCATCGTCATCGTCATCGTCATCATCTTCATGGATTCATTTGCGTTCGGTTCTATTCGTTGTTACCTCTTCTTCACCAGTTTCTTGTTCTTCCTCTGATCG tGGTCGGCTCAGATCACCCTGGTGTCGCCGTAGAAAGAAACATGCCCTCTCACCTCAGCAGTGGAGAAGTTTGTTTACACCTGATGGTAGACTCCGGGATGGTGGAGTCAAGTTCTTGAAGAAAGTTCGCTGTAGA GGTGTTGATCCAAGTATTAGGGCAGAGGTCTGGCCCTTCCTCCTTGGAGT CTATGATTTAAACAGttccaaagaagaaagagatgCTGTTAGAACTCAGAAAAG GAAAGAATATGAAAAGCTCCGAAGAAAGTGCCGGCGGCTCCTAAAACATGGCACTGGGAGTTTTAAGTCATCTGAAACGGGTGCCACTTGTCGAAATGGTGACAGTGGAAGTCTTGTTCGGGAGACAGACACATCTAGTTCTGAAGATGTGGTTAGTGCCAGAGAGTCTCTCTGTAGTGAGGAAAGGAGCCCAGATGCTGAGTTCTCAGATGAACCGTCGAGTATATTGTTAGAAGATGATAGTTCAAGAAGAATAACAAATGCTGATGTCTCAGCACTGAACAGTGAGTCATCAGACTCTGACTCTTCTGAAGACCCTGAAGTGATTCAGGGGTCCCCCACTTTGGATAGCAGGGAGGATAATGATCTTGATGTGGCTTCAGAAAGGAATGTTTCTCCCTCAAGCACTGAAGGGATATCAAAGCTACGTGCAACTGAAGATTTTTCAACCTGGCAGCGAATCATCCGTCTAGATGCTGTTCGTGCCAATGCTGAATGGATGCCATACTCTACTTCTCAGGCTTTGGTATCAGATGGGAGGGCACACCGTTCAGCTGAGGCTGTTGGgttaaaggattatgatttCCTGGAGCCCTGCAGAATTTTCCATGCTGCACGTTTGGTTGCTATCCTTGAAGCTTATGCACTTTACGACCCTGAAATTGGCTACTGCCAGGGCATGAGTGATCTCCTTTCTCCAATAGTTTCAGTCATCCCTGAGGATTATGAGGCTTTCTGGTGTTTTGTAGGTTTCATGAAGAAAGCTCGACATAATTTTAGGCTTGATGAGGTGGGAATCAGAAGGCAACTTAATATTGTTTCcaagataataaaatgtaagGACTCTCACCTCTATAGGCATTTGGAGAAGCTGCAGGCAGAGGattgtttttttgtttatagGATGGTGGTGGTTCTCTTTAGGAGGGAATTGACATTTGAACAGACAATGTGCCTATGGGAGGTAATGTGGGCAGATCAGGCAACCATTAGAGCTGGGCTTTCGAAATCCACCTGGAGTAGGATAAGACAGAAGGCACCCCCGACAGATGATTTATTGCTGTATGCAATTGCAGCTTCAGTCTTACAGAGGAGGAAATTGATCATTGAGAAGTACAGCAgcatggatgaaattttaagggAGTGCAACAGTATGACCGGGCAACTTGATGTATGGAAGCTCCTAAATGATGCTCATGACTTGGTTGTAACTCTTCATGACAAGATCGAGTCGTCATTTTGA
- the LOC105791224 gene encoding rab GTPase-activating protein 22 isoform X2: MLPSANNSPTGIHHFGGGGGGFWSSVPMPPSKTTVAVTAVAGLALFAAIFFTTTSGRLRSPWCRRRKKHALSPQQWRSLFTPDGRLRDGGVKFLKKVRCRGVDPSIRAEVWPFLLGVYDLNSSKEERDAVRTQKRKEYEKLRRKCRRLLKHGTGSFKSSETGATCRNGDSGSLVRETDTSSSEDVVSARESLCSEERSPDAEFSDEPSSILLEDDSSRRITNADVSALNSESSDSDSSEDPEVIQGSPTLDSREDNDLDVASERNVSPSSTEGISKLRATEDFSTWQRIIRLDAVRANAEWMPYSTSQALVSDGRAHRSAEAVGLKDYDFLEPCRIFHAARLVAILEAYALYDPEIGYCQGMSDLLSPIVSVIPEDYEAFWCFVGFMKKARHNFRLDEVGIRRQLNIVSKIIKCKDSHLYRHLEKLQAEDCFFVYRMVVVLFRRELTFEQTMCLWEVMWADQATIRAGLSKSTWSRIRQKAPPTDDLLLYAIAASVLQRRKLIIEKYSSMDEILRECNSMTGQLDVWKLLNDAHDLVVTLHDKIESSF, translated from the exons ATGCTCCCCTCAGCCAACAACAGCCCTACCGGAATCCACCACTTTGGCGGCGGCGGAGGAGGATTCTGGTCCTCTGTACCCATGCCGCCCTCCAAAACTACCGTCGCCGTTACTGCTGTTGCCGGCCTCGCTCTCTTTGCCGCCATTTTCTTCACTACTACTAG tGGTCGGCTCAGATCACCCTGGTGTCGCCGTAGAAAGAAACATGCCCTCTCACCTCAGCAGTGGAGAAGTTTGTTTACACCTGATGGTAGACTCCGGGATGGTGGAGTCAAGTTCTTGAAGAAAGTTCGCTGTAGA GGTGTTGATCCAAGTATTAGGGCAGAGGTCTGGCCCTTCCTCCTTGGAGT CTATGATTTAAACAGttccaaagaagaaagagatgCTGTTAGAACTCAGAAAAG GAAAGAATATGAAAAGCTCCGAAGAAAGTGCCGGCGGCTCCTAAAACATGGCACTGGGAGTTTTAAGTCATCTGAAACGGGTGCCACTTGTCGAAATGGTGACAGTGGAAGTCTTGTTCGGGAGACAGACACATCTAGTTCTGAAGATGTGGTTAGTGCCAGAGAGTCTCTCTGTAGTGAGGAAAGGAGCCCAGATGCTGAGTTCTCAGATGAACCGTCGAGTATATTGTTAGAAGATGATAGTTCAAGAAGAATAACAAATGCTGATGTCTCAGCACTGAACAGTGAGTCATCAGACTCTGACTCTTCTGAAGACCCTGAAGTGATTCAGGGGTCCCCCACTTTGGATAGCAGGGAGGATAATGATCTTGATGTGGCTTCAGAAAGGAATGTTTCTCCCTCAAGCACTGAAGGGATATCAAAGCTACGTGCAACTGAAGATTTTTCAACCTGGCAGCGAATCATCCGTCTAGATGCTGTTCGTGCCAATGCTGAATGGATGCCATACTCTACTTCTCAGGCTTTGGTATCAGATGGGAGGGCACACCGTTCAGCTGAGGCTGTTGGgttaaaggattatgatttCCTGGAGCCCTGCAGAATTTTCCATGCTGCACGTTTGGTTGCTATCCTTGAAGCTTATGCACTTTACGACCCTGAAATTGGCTACTGCCAGGGCATGAGTGATCTCCTTTCTCCAATAGTTTCAGTCATCCCTGAGGATTATGAGGCTTTCTGGTGTTTTGTAGGTTTCATGAAGAAAGCTCGACATAATTTTAGGCTTGATGAGGTGGGAATCAGAAGGCAACTTAATATTGTTTCcaagataataaaatgtaagGACTCTCACCTCTATAGGCATTTGGAGAAGCTGCAGGCAGAGGattgtttttttgtttatagGATGGTGGTGGTTCTCTTTAGGAGGGAATTGACATTTGAACAGACAATGTGCCTATGGGAGGTAATGTGGGCAGATCAGGCAACCATTAGAGCTGGGCTTTCGAAATCCACCTGGAGTAGGATAAGACAGAAGGCACCCCCGACAGATGATTTATTGCTGTATGCAATTGCAGCTTCAGTCTTACAGAGGAGGAAATTGATCATTGAGAAGTACAGCAgcatggatgaaattttaagggAGTGCAACAGTATGACCGGGCAACTTGATGTATGGAAGCTCCTAAATGATGCTCATGACTTGGTTGTAACTCTTCATGACAAGATCGAGTCGTCATTTTGA